A section of the Deinococcus taeanensis genome encodes:
- a CDS encoding YbjN domain-containing protein, with translation MTMETALLTLDTLAKYLKEKEVQLDMEENGGQRFIRMGWRFEMGDAAVLVSVNDGPNNTSRLEITCVTQKQYGERRQEVVNMLNDRNRERAFARSIDADGNVWLEYVGFYPTLAEMPQETFDTLFGGVLMHFQDDYATLEGFVPQMQVQQPQA, from the coding sequence ATGACGATGGAAACGGCCCTGCTGACCCTGGACACCCTGGCGAAGTACCTGAAGGAAAAAGAAGTCCAGCTGGACATGGAAGAAAACGGCGGGCAGCGCTTCATCCGCATGGGCTGGCGCTTTGAGATGGGCGACGCGGCCGTGCTGGTCAGCGTGAACGACGGCCCGAACAACACCAGCCGCCTGGAGATCACCTGCGTGACCCAGAAGCAGTACGGTGAGCGCCGTCAGGAAGTCGTGAACATGCTGAACGACCGCAACCGCGAGCGTGCCTTCGCGCGCAGCATTGACGCGGACGGCAACGTGTGGCTGGAGTACGTGGGCTTCTACCCCACCCTGGCCGAAATGCCCCAGGAAACCTTCGACACGCTGTTCGGCGGCGTGCTGATGCACTTCCAGGACGACTACGCCACGCTCGAGGGCTTCGTGCCTCAGATGCAGGTGCAGCAGCCCCAGGCGTAA
- the gluQRS gene encoding tRNA glutamyl-Q(34) synthetase GluQRS, producing the protein MNLEGGVVGRYAPSPTGAMHLGNARTALLAWLHTRAQGGRHLLRFEDLDTGRVRPWAYDVTRMDLEWLGLDWDEEVIQSSRQARYEAAAARLDTYRCTCTRREVLAAVQDSAGAPHGAEPVYPGTCRAGSVSPARPAALRWRVPDTAVCVRDEWTGDTLCQDLTSEVGDVVLRRNDGVFAYHLAVVVDDAQAGVTDVVRGADLWPATPRQVALQRALGLPTPRYWHVPLMHDYRGERLAKRGGAPSVQALREAGTPAGQVLSSLAGSLGWAVPEQVNASDLLPFWRGQLGARHHKLR; encoded by the coding sequence ATGAACCTTGAGGGGGGCGTGGTGGGGCGGTACGCGCCCAGCCCGACCGGCGCCATGCACCTCGGCAACGCCCGCACGGCCCTGCTGGCGTGGTTGCACACGCGCGCGCAGGGTGGCCGGCACCTGCTGCGGTTTGAGGATCTGGATACGGGCCGGGTGCGGCCGTGGGCGTACGACGTGACGCGCATGGACCTGGAGTGGCTGGGTCTGGACTGGGATGAGGAAGTCATTCAGTCTTCCAGGCAGGCGCGGTACGAGGCGGCCGCGGCCCGCCTGGACACGTACCGGTGCACCTGCACGCGGAGGGAGGTGCTGGCTGCGGTTCAGGACAGTGCCGGCGCGCCTCACGGCGCGGAGCCGGTATACCCGGGCACCTGCCGGGCGGGGTCGGTGTCTCCGGCGCGTCCCGCGGCGCTGCGCTGGCGGGTGCCGGACACGGCGGTGTGCGTCCGGGATGAGTGGACCGGCGACACGCTCTGTCAGGACCTGACGAGCGAGGTGGGTGACGTGGTCCTGCGCCGCAACGACGGAGTGTTCGCGTATCACCTCGCGGTGGTCGTGGATGACGCGCAGGCGGGGGTGACGGACGTGGTGCGGGGCGCGGACCTGTGGCCGGCCACGCCGCGGCAGGTGGCGTTGCAGCGGGCGCTGGGCTTGCCCACACCGCGCTACTGGCATGTTCCGCTGATGCATGACTACCGCGGTGAACGGCTGGCCAAGCGGGGGGGCGCACCGTCGGTGCAGGCGCTGCGCGAGGCGGGCACGCCAGCGGGGCAGGTGCTGTCGTCTCTCGCGGGGAGCCTGGGCTGGGCCGTTCCGGAGCAGGTGAATGCCTCGGATCTGCTGCCGTTCTGGCGGGGTCAGCTTGGTGCCCGGCACCACAAACTTAGATGA
- the trpB gene encoding tryptophan synthase subunit beta yields MALSLPTYPQPDERGRYGRFGGRYVPETLIPALDELQQAYHTARTDPAFLNELDRLLRDFVGRPSSLYLAERLTEHAGGAKIYLKREDQNYTGAHKINNCLAQALLAKRMGKQRVIAETGAGQHGVASATAAALLGLDCVVYMGAEDIRRQALNVFRMKLLGAEVREVTSGTSTLKDATNEAIRDWVTNVRDTFYILGSVVGPHPYPAMVRDFQSIIGEEVKVQHQALEGREVPDVIVACVGGGSNAIGIFAPFAYLPEHERPLMIGTEAAGEGVESGRHAASVAGGRIGVLHGAMMYLLNDDEGQIVPPHSISAGLDYPGIGPEHCLYAETGVAQYVPVTDAQALDALQLLTRLEGIIPALESAHAIHAAVEIAGRMPPEQTVVVNLSGRGDKDVAEVMRLLDLAQTAPAQDAPGVIRPQEVHA; encoded by the coding sequence ATGGCGCTTTCCCTTCCCACCTACCCCCAACCGGACGAACGTGGCCGTTACGGCCGGTTCGGCGGTCGGTACGTGCCTGAAACCCTTATCCCCGCCCTGGATGAACTCCAGCAGGCGTATCACACCGCCCGGACAGACCCCGCATTCCTGAATGAACTCGACCGCCTTCTGCGCGACTTCGTCGGGCGGCCCAGCAGCCTGTACCTCGCGGAGCGCCTCACTGAACATGCCGGCGGCGCGAAAATCTACCTGAAGCGCGAGGACCAGAACTACACCGGCGCGCACAAGATCAACAACTGCCTCGCGCAGGCCCTGCTGGCCAAACGCATGGGCAAACAGCGCGTCATTGCCGAAACCGGCGCCGGGCAGCACGGCGTGGCCAGCGCCACAGCCGCCGCCCTGCTGGGCCTGGACTGCGTGGTGTACATGGGCGCCGAGGACATCCGCCGCCAGGCCCTGAACGTGTTCCGCATGAAACTCCTGGGTGCCGAGGTCCGCGAGGTCACGTCCGGCACCAGCACCCTCAAGGACGCGACCAACGAAGCCATCCGCGACTGGGTCACCAACGTCCGCGACACCTTCTACATCCTGGGCAGTGTCGTCGGGCCGCACCCGTATCCCGCGATGGTCCGTGACTTCCAGTCCATCATCGGCGAGGAGGTCAAGGTGCAGCATCAGGCGCTGGAAGGCCGGGAGGTGCCCGATGTCATCGTCGCGTGCGTGGGAGGCGGCAGCAACGCCATCGGCATCTTCGCGCCCTTCGCGTACCTGCCCGAGCACGAGCGGCCCCTCATGATCGGTACCGAGGCGGCCGGCGAGGGCGTGGAGAGCGGCCGGCACGCCGCGAGCGTCGCCGGCGGCCGCATCGGCGTGCTGCACGGCGCAATGATGTACCTCCTGAACGACGATGAGGGACAGATCGTTCCTCCGCACTCCATCAGCGCCGGCCTGGACTACCCCGGTATCGGCCCGGAGCACTGCCTGTACGCCGAGACTGGCGTGGCGCAGTACGTGCCCGTCACGGACGCCCAGGCCCTGGACGCCCTGCAGCTTCTCACGCGGCTGGAGGGCATCATCCCGGCGCTGGAAAGCGCGCACGCCATTCACGCCGCCGTGGAGATCGCCGGCCGCATGCCACCCGAGCAGACGGTCGTCGTGAACCTCTCCGGCCGCGGCGACAAGGACGTCGCGGAGGTCATGCGTCTTCTTGACCTCGCCCAGACGGCGCCGGCCCAGGACGCCCCCGGCGTCATCCGCCCGCAGGAGGTGCACGCATGA
- a CDS encoding sugar efflux transporter, whose product MPNANISRLHQDYSDPDERTVQPMTTTTSPASARPSLRVMLRLPHAAGLALCVFLLGFGLSLAMPYMALYAVNRAGMSPLQLGVFLSTNAISAVIVATLLARWSDRLPNRKPIVLVTMTAGAAAYTLISVTPHFPGLLVIGALLLSLGSAAFPQVFSFARASLQDLPSDLADRAMTVLRAVFSLSWVVGPGLGAVILGGGHYHAVFLSAAACFVLAAVPLLRVPGRRPQATRGVTPDLPDTPRRTARRAIALAALAFVLYGMSLQMGMSMFPLFITETLRGTSGEVGFLVGLCALLEIPVMLILVTWRRLPGVPVLMAAAMGLFVAHFVLIALAHTLPLLIAAQVIRAVVLAISAGLGMTYFQTLMPGRFSAATTLFANTSSLGGMLSGVTSGAVAQALGYRSVFLVCAALTFTAFVVMTLNNRAADAEDQGS is encoded by the coding sequence ATGCCGAACGCTAACATTTCCCGGTTGCACCAGGACTACAGTGATCCGGATGAACGGACGGTTCAGCCGATGACCACCACCACCTCGCCCGCCTCTGCGCGGCCCAGCCTGCGCGTGATGCTGCGCCTCCCGCACGCTGCCGGACTGGCGCTGTGCGTGTTCCTGCTGGGCTTCGGGCTCTCCCTCGCCATGCCGTATATGGCGCTCTACGCCGTGAACCGCGCCGGGATGAGCCCGCTGCAGCTGGGCGTGTTCCTGTCCACCAACGCCATCAGTGCGGTGATCGTCGCCACGCTCCTGGCCCGCTGGTCAGACCGGCTGCCGAACCGCAAGCCCATTGTGCTGGTCACCATGACGGCCGGCGCGGCCGCCTACACCCTGATCAGTGTCACGCCGCACTTCCCGGGGCTGCTTGTCATCGGCGCGCTCCTGCTGTCGCTGGGGTCCGCCGCGTTTCCGCAGGTGTTCTCATTCGCCCGGGCCAGCCTGCAGGACCTTCCCAGTGACCTGGCCGACCGCGCCATGACCGTTCTGCGCGCCGTCTTCAGTCTGTCCTGGGTGGTGGGGCCCGGTCTGGGCGCCGTGATTCTGGGAGGCGGGCACTACCACGCGGTGTTCCTCAGCGCTGCCGCGTGCTTCGTCCTGGCGGCTGTGCCCTTGCTCCGTGTGCCGGGCCGCCGGCCCCAGGCCACCCGGGGGGTCACACCGGACCTGCCCGACACACCCCGGCGAACGGCCCGGCGCGCCATTGCGCTGGCCGCCCTGGCCTTCGTGCTGTACGGCATGAGCCTGCAGATGGGCATGTCGATGTTTCCGCTGTTCATCACCGAAACGCTGAGGGGCACCAGCGGCGAGGTGGGCTTCCTGGTGGGCCTGTGCGCGCTGCTGGAGATTCCGGTGATGCTCATCCTCGTCACGTGGCGGCGCCTGCCGGGCGTTCCGGTGCTCATGGCGGCAGCGATGGGGTTGTTCGTGGCGCACTTCGTCCTGATTGCCCTGGCGCACACGCTGCCGCTGCTGATTGCGGCGCAGGTGATCCGCGCGGTGGTTCTGGCCATTTCGGCCGGGCTGGGCATGACCTACTTCCAGACGCTGATGCCCGGGCGGTTCAGTGCGGCGACCACCCTGTTCGCGAATACCTCCAGTCTGGGCGGCATGCTTAGCGGTGTCACGTCGGGCGCCGTGGCGCAGGCCCTCGGGTACCGCAGCGTGTTCCTGGTGTGCGCCGCGCTCACCTTCACGGCGTTCGTGGTGATGACCCTGAACAACCGCGCGGCAGACGCCGAGGACCAGGGTAGCTGA
- the sucC gene encoding ADP-forming succinate--CoA ligase subunit beta, translating to MKLHEYQGKEILRQFGVNVQDGKVARTPDEVRQIAREYGQAVVVKAQVHVGGRGKAGGVKFSPTEDKAFENGEKILGMDIKGLTVNKVLVTRAVDIDAGTEYYVGMIVDRNVQSYTLMASAEGGMEIEEVAAATPEKIIKHRVDPVTGLRPYEAREVAIKAGFKGNLNKIADMMVKMSEAALKRDAVLVEINPLFVGPDGVPLALDTKFEIDDNAMYRHQDLADWRELEAEHPLEIEASKYGFAYVKLNGNVGVLGNGAGIVMTSLDVVNRAGAKPANFLDIGGGAKAEVVYNAVKLVSKDNDVKAIFINIFGGITRADEVAKGVIQALNDGILTKPVRMRIAGTAEDEAKALLAEMNSPLIQMYPTMFEAADEAAKEANK from the coding sequence GTGAAACTTCACGAGTATCAGGGTAAGGAAATTCTGCGCCAGTTCGGCGTGAACGTGCAGGACGGCAAAGTGGCGCGGACGCCCGACGAGGTGCGTCAGATCGCGCGCGAGTACGGTCAGGCTGTGGTGGTCAAGGCCCAGGTGCACGTGGGCGGCCGCGGGAAGGCGGGGGGCGTGAAGTTCAGCCCCACGGAGGACAAGGCCTTCGAGAACGGCGAGAAGATCCTCGGGATGGACATCAAGGGTCTGACCGTGAACAAGGTGCTGGTGACCAGGGCGGTCGATATTGACGCCGGCACCGAGTACTACGTCGGCATGATCGTCGACCGGAACGTCCAGAGCTACACCCTGATGGCCTCCGCCGAGGGCGGCATGGAAATCGAGGAAGTCGCGGCTGCCACGCCCGAGAAGATCATCAAGCACCGCGTTGATCCCGTGACTGGTCTGCGTCCCTACGAGGCGCGCGAAGTGGCGATCAAGGCCGGGTTCAAGGGCAACCTGAACAAGATCGCAGACATGATGGTGAAGATGAGTGAGGCCGCGCTGAAGCGTGACGCCGTGCTTGTCGAGATCAACCCGCTGTTCGTGGGTCCTGACGGCGTGCCGCTGGCCCTGGACACCAAGTTTGAGATCGACGACAACGCCATGTACCGCCACCAGGATCTCGCCGACTGGCGCGAGCTGGAAGCGGAGCACCCCCTGGAAATCGAGGCCAGCAAGTACGGCTTCGCGTACGTGAAACTCAACGGGAACGTCGGTGTGCTGGGCAACGGCGCAGGTATCGTGATGACGTCGCTGGACGTGGTCAACCGCGCCGGCGCCAAGCCCGCGAACTTCCTGGACATCGGCGGCGGCGCCAAGGCCGAAGTCGTGTACAACGCCGTGAAGCTCGTCAGCAAGGACAACGACGTCAAGGCGATCTTCATCAACATCTTCGGCGGCATCACCCGCGCCGACGAGGTGGCCAAGGGCGTCATTCAGGCGCTGAACGACGGCATCCTGACGAAGCCCGTGCGCATGCGCATTGCCGGGACAGCCGAGGATGAGGCCAAGGCGCTGCTCGCGGAGATGAACAGCCCCCTGATCCAGATGTACCCCACCATGTTTGAGGCTGCCGACGAGGCCGCCAAGGAGGCGAACAAGTAA
- a CDS encoding septal ring lytic transglycosylase RlpA family protein — translation MKRTLLTSLLGALLLSTAQAGSYRVQAGDSMWGIARKYGVSIGALLSLNGRRSETLRAGEVLRVPDQRGAATVRPASFAPPAQAPAAEAQQGQAVYYGGRFDPHTTMTAAHLTLPFGTWVRVTHARTGRTVDVMINDRGPFGIQSRIIDLSTDAARALGILGEGIAPVSLSVLSRP, via the coding sequence GTGAAGCGCACCCTGCTCACCAGCCTGCTGGGTGCCCTGCTGCTCAGCACCGCCCAGGCCGGATCGTACCGCGTGCAGGCCGGTGATTCCATGTGGGGTATCGCCCGGAAGTACGGCGTGAGTATCGGTGCCCTGCTGAGCCTCAACGGCCGCCGCAGCGAAACCCTCCGCGCCGGTGAGGTCCTCCGGGTGCCTGACCAGCGCGGCGCGGCCACGGTCCGTCCTGCGTCCTTTGCACCGCCCGCCCAGGCGCCCGCCGCAGAGGCCCAGCAGGGGCAGGCCGTGTACTACGGCGGGCGGTTCGACCCGCACACCACCATGACCGCGGCGCACCTCACGCTGCCGTTCGGCACCTGGGTCCGCGTCACGCACGCCCGCACCGGGCGCACCGTGGACGTCATGATCAACGACCGGGGCCCGTTCGGGATCCAGTCCCGCATCATCGACCTGTCCACCGACGCGGCACGCGCCCTGGGCATCCTGGGTGAAGGGATCGCGCCGGTCAGCCTGAGCGTCCTGAGTCGTCCCTGA
- the pepF gene encoding oligoendopeptidase F — translation MPTETIKALPPRSDVPREQTWDIEALYATPDAWTAEGETLATEFARLSAHAGQLGTPEGLLAYLRASDDLELRLNRFMSYAGMTASVDGRDAVAAARRDRASTLAAQFGSTTAFSRPELLALDDTQLRGWLTTPAFTDHRVRLERLLRGRPHVRSAEVEELLGAVQGPFASERGIHPALANMDLRFGAAGGEPVTQGNVDRLTAHPDRDVRREAWEHYADAHLAVRHSQAAMYATNVRQSVFLARARHYPDAVTASLAPDNIPTAVVTTLLDTYRANTSVWHRYWRVRREWLNLPELREYDVKAALVEPRRVSYEQAVDWIADGMAPLGDAYVQDLRAGLTTERWVDYAENDGKRQGAYSNGGGRVKPFIFMTWNGTMNSYSTLAHEIGHSMHSLLSQREHPYSVPRYTLFHAEVASNFNQAMVRQHLLAQARAAGDTEFEVQIIEEALSNFHRYFFIMPTLAAFEMEAYRRIEAGGTLSAPDLITLTADLLEQGYGDGVSMDRERSGILWAQFSTHLYANFYAYQYATGISAAHQLLESFQADPAAARENYLRFLRSGGSQDPIDALREAGVDMLSANPVEATFRTLEGHVARLEELLAQRR, via the coding sequence ATGCCAACTGAAACGATCAAGGCGCTGCCGCCCCGCAGCGACGTGCCGCGTGAGCAGACCTGGGACATCGAGGCGCTCTACGCCACGCCCGACGCCTGGACCGCCGAAGGGGAAACCCTGGCCACCGAGTTCGCGCGGCTGTCTGCGCACGCCGGGCAGCTGGGCACCCCTGAAGGCCTCCTCGCCTACCTGCGCGCCTCCGACGACCTGGAACTGCGCCTGAACCGGTTCATGTCCTACGCCGGCATGACCGCCAGCGTCGACGGTCGTGACGCGGTCGCGGCCGCGCGCCGTGACCGCGCCAGCACCCTCGCCGCGCAGTTCGGCAGCACCACCGCCTTCTCCCGCCCTGAACTGCTCGCCCTGGACGACACGCAGCTGCGCGGCTGGCTCACCACCCCGGCCTTCACCGACCACCGCGTGCGCCTGGAACGCCTCCTGCGCGGCAGACCGCACGTCCGCAGCGCCGAAGTGGAGGAACTGCTCGGCGCCGTGCAGGGTCCTTTCGCCTCGGAGCGCGGCATTCACCCTGCCCTTGCCAACATGGATCTGCGCTTCGGCGCGGCCGGCGGCGAACCGGTCACCCAGGGGAACGTGGACCGCCTGACCGCCCACCCGGACCGCGACGTGCGCCGTGAAGCCTGGGAGCACTACGCCGACGCCCACCTCGCCGTGCGTCACTCGCAGGCCGCCATGTACGCCACGAACGTCCGCCAGAGCGTCTTCCTGGCCCGCGCCCGCCACTACCCGGACGCTGTGACCGCGTCGCTCGCGCCCGACAACATCCCCACAGCTGTGGTGACCACGCTGCTGGACACCTACCGAGCCAACACCTCCGTCTGGCACCGCTACTGGCGCGTGCGGCGCGAGTGGCTGAACCTGCCCGAGCTGCGCGAGTACGACGTGAAGGCCGCACTCGTCGAGCCGCGCCGCGTCTCCTACGAGCAGGCCGTGGACTGGATTGCCGACGGCATGGCGCCGCTGGGCGACGCGTACGTGCAGGACCTGCGTGCCGGCCTGACCACCGAACGCTGGGTGGACTACGCCGAGAACGACGGCAAACGGCAGGGCGCGTACTCGAACGGCGGGGGGCGCGTCAAACCGTTCATCTTTATGACCTGGAACGGCACCATGAACTCCTACTCCACCCTGGCGCACGAGATCGGGCACTCCATGCATTCCCTGCTTTCCCAGCGGGAACACCCGTACTCCGTACCCCGTTACACGCTGTTTCACGCGGAAGTCGCCAGCAACTTCAACCAGGCGATGGTCCGTCAGCACCTGCTCGCCCAGGCCCGGGCCGCAGGGGACACCGAATTTGAGGTTCAAATTATCGAGGAGGCCCTCTCGAACTTCCACCGGTACTTCTTTATCATGCCGACCCTTGCGGCCTTTGAGATGGAAGCGTACCGGCGGATCGAGGCGGGCGGCACCCTGAGCGCCCCGGACCTCATCACCCTGACCGCCGACCTGCTGGAGCAGGGCTACGGCGACGGTGTGAGCATGGATCGCGAACGCAGCGGCATCCTCTGGGCGCAGTTCTCCACGCACCTGTACGCGAACTTCTACGCGTACCAGTACGCCACGGGCATCAGTGCCGCGCACCAGCTGCTGGAGAGCTTCCAGGCCGACCCGGCCGCGGCGCGCGAGAACTACCTGCGTTTCCTGCGTTCCGGTGGAAGTCAGGATCCTATCGATGCGCTGCGGGAGGCCGGGGTGGATATGCTCAGCGCCAACCCGGTCGAGGCGACATTCCGCACCCTGGAGGGCCACGTCGCCCGGCTCGAAGAGCTGCTCGCGCAGCGTCGATAG
- the sucD gene encoding succinate--CoA ligase subunit alpha, with amino-acid sequence MGILVGKDSRVIVQGMTGREGASHSRAMKEFGTQVVAGVTPGKGGTDFEGWPVYSSVAEAKAATGANVSIIFVPPAGAADAVLEAAHAGMPLIVLITEGVPTVDMMRAVQEVKTLDAQSRAQGGEGVRLIGGNCPGLVTNGEAKIGIMPNKIYANPGRIGLISRSGTLTYEAAKLLNDAGMGTSTTVGIGGDPVIGTTFADVLPLFEADPDTDAVVVIGEIGGADEEAAAEYIAQNMKKPVVAFISGRSAPKGKRMGHAGAIIMGDVGTPESKLAAFKAANVPVADTMPEIIDLVKQALNK; translated from the coding sequence ATGGGTATTCTCGTTGGCAAGGACAGCCGGGTCATCGTGCAGGGCATGACCGGCCGTGAAGGTGCGTCGCACAGCCGCGCCATGAAGGAATTCGGTACGCAGGTCGTCGCGGGCGTGACCCCCGGCAAGGGCGGCACGGACTTCGAAGGCTGGCCGGTGTACAGCAGCGTCGCCGAGGCAAAAGCTGCGACCGGCGCGAACGTGTCGATCATCTTCGTGCCCCCGGCGGGCGCGGCGGACGCGGTGCTGGAAGCCGCCCACGCCGGCATGCCCCTGATCGTCCTGATCACCGAGGGCGTGCCCACGGTGGACATGATGCGCGCCGTGCAGGAAGTCAAGACGCTCGACGCGCAGAGCCGCGCGCAGGGCGGCGAGGGCGTTCGCCTGATCGGCGGGAACTGCCCGGGCCTGGTCACGAACGGGGAAGCGAAGATCGGCATCATGCCGAACAAGATCTACGCCAACCCCGGCCGCATTGGCCTGATCAGCCGTTCCGGCACGCTCACCTACGAAGCGGCGAAGCTTCTGAATGATGCGGGCATGGGTACGAGCACCACCGTCGGCATCGGCGGTGACCCGGTGATCGGCACGACGTTCGCGGACGTGCTGCCCCTGTTCGAGGCGGACCCGGACACCGACGCGGTGGTCGTGATCGGCGAGATCGGCGGCGCGGACGAGGAAGCGGCCGCGGAGTACATCGCGCAGAACATGAAGAAGCCCGTCGTGGCGTTCATCAGTGGCCGCAGCGCCCCCAAGGGCAAACGCATGGGGCACGCGGGCGCGATCATCATGGGTGACGTGGGAACGCCGGAAAGCAAGCTCGCGGCCTTCAAGGCGGCGAATGTTCCCGTGGCTGACACGATGCCCGAAATCATTGATCTCGTGAAGCAGGCGCTGAACAAGTAA
- the trpA gene encoding tryptophan synthase subunit alpha, translating into MTATLTATTPGAARIHAAFARAHAEGRAAFIPFMTAGYPTAQAFAGVADELLEHADLLEVGIPYSDPLGDGPTIQRASEQALAGGTSTRGTLALVKALRARHATPIVIMTYVNPIYAVGPREFMRLAQDAGVDGLILPDLPPDQDLEIADLAAEHGLAVTFLIAPTSTPARVKLVAEACTGFLYAVSVTGVTGAREGSALAEVPAMLALAREHARVPVAVGFGVKDADTARQVAQVADGVVVGSAFINAARQGQSVGALAATIRAGCQK; encoded by the coding sequence ATGACCGCCACCCTCACCGCCACCACGCCCGGCGCTGCCCGCATTCACGCGGCCTTCGCCCGCGCCCACGCTGAGGGCCGCGCCGCCTTCATTCCGTTCATGACGGCTGGGTACCCCACCGCGCAGGCCTTCGCGGGCGTCGCCGATGAACTGCTCGAGCACGCGGACCTGCTGGAAGTCGGCATTCCCTACAGCGATCCGCTCGGAGACGGCCCCACCATCCAGCGGGCCAGCGAGCAGGCCCTGGCGGGCGGCACGAGCACCCGCGGCACGCTGGCGCTCGTGAAGGCCCTGCGTGCGCGCCACGCCACGCCCATCGTGATCATGACCTACGTGAATCCCATCTACGCCGTGGGGCCGCGCGAGTTCATGCGCCTGGCCCAGGACGCCGGCGTGGACGGCCTGATCCTGCCGGACCTGCCCCCGGACCAGGACCTGGAGATCGCCGACCTGGCGGCCGAGCACGGCCTGGCCGTGACCTTCCTGATCGCGCCGACCAGCACCCCGGCGCGCGTGAAACTGGTGGCGGAAGCCTGCACCGGCTTCCTGTACGCCGTGAGTGTCACGGGCGTGACCGGCGCGCGCGAAGGCAGCGCCCTGGCCGAGGTGCCCGCCATGCTGGCACTGGCCCGTGAGCACGCGCGCGTGCCGGTCGCGGTGGGGTTCGGCGTGAAGGACGCCGACACCGCCCGCCAGGTTGCGCAGGTGGCCGACGGCGTGGTGGTGGGCAGCGCGTTCATCAACGCCGCCCGGCAGGGTCAGTCGGTGGGCGCGCTGGCCGCCACGATCCGCGCGGGCTGCCAGAAGTAA
- a CDS encoding M24 family metallopeptidase — MTQLEQLRHAMRRAELDAVWISDPANVRALSGFTSGRDAKVLVTPDGATLYTDARYTVQAAEESPLTAHIARPPATYEHAAPGVSGLRVGFEADHLTVAALEDLRANWPGATLLPVQGLVQSLRVIKTADEIQALRDAQVLADEVFMAVRPMIVAGARELDIANEIELRLRQRGAGSAFDIIVASGPRGAMPHGVASERLIEDGDLVTIDMGARVRGYHSDMTRTVAVGDPPEEMRRVYRAVLEAEEAAVQAVRPGVRTADLDRLARDILTGHGLGDAFAHSLGHGVGLEVHEGPSLRATSEDVLASGMVITIEPGAYLPGRGGVRIEDLVLVTDDGYEVLSTSPKDTL, encoded by the coding sequence ATGACTCAACTGGAACAGTTGCGCCACGCCATGCGCCGCGCAGAACTGGACGCCGTGTGGATCAGCGACCCCGCCAACGTCCGCGCCCTGAGTGGCTTCACCAGCGGCAGGGACGCCAAGGTGCTCGTGACGCCCGACGGCGCCACGCTGTACACCGACGCCCGGTACACCGTGCAGGCCGCTGAGGAGTCACCCCTTACCGCGCACATCGCGCGGCCCCCCGCCACGTACGAGCACGCCGCGCCCGGCGTGAGCGGCCTCCGGGTCGGGTTTGAAGCGGATCACCTGACGGTCGCCGCACTGGAGGACCTGCGCGCCAACTGGCCCGGCGCGACCCTGCTGCCGGTGCAGGGCCTCGTGCAGAGCCTGCGGGTGATCAAGACCGCCGACGAGATCCAGGCCCTGCGGGACGCGCAGGTGCTCGCGGACGAAGTGTTCATGGCAGTCCGGCCCATGATCGTGGCCGGCGCGCGGGAACTCGATATCGCCAACGAGATCGAGCTTCGCCTCCGGCAGCGCGGCGCCGGGAGTGCGTTCGACATCATCGTGGCGAGCGGCCCGCGCGGCGCCATGCCGCACGGCGTGGCGTCCGAACGCCTCATCGAGGATGGCGACCTCGTGACCATCGACATGGGGGCCCGGGTGCGCGGCTACCACAGCGACATGACCCGCACCGTCGCAGTGGGTGACCCCCCCGAGGAGATGCGCCGCGTGTACCGCGCTGTACTGGAAGCCGAGGAGGCCGCCGTGCAGGCCGTGCGGCCCGGCGTACGCACCGCTGATCTCGACCGCCTGGCGCGTGACATCCTCACCGGGCACGGCCTGGGCGACGCGTTCGCCCACTCCCTGGGGCACGGCGTGGGCCTGGAGGTCCACGAAGGGCCGAGCCTGCGCGCCACCAGCGAGGACGTCCTGGCGAGCGGCATGGTCATCACCATTGAGCCTGGCGCGTATCTCCCCGGCCGGGGCGGCGTCCGCATCGAGGATCTTGTGCTCGTGACCGACGACGGGTACGAGGTGCTCAGCACCTCCCCCAAGGACACCCTGTGA